A genomic stretch from Caulobacter sp. FWC2 includes:
- a CDS encoding tryptophan halogenase family protein — protein sequence MTNTHPNAIRKIVIVGGGSAGWISAAMLAHYFKDGGCAVELIESEEIGTIGVGESTIPPFLQLIASLGIDEREFIQATQASFKLGIRFEDWKRKGQHYYHPFGAIGGPIGPHEFYQCWLRAKANGHPSELQDFAPGTVMADQGKFMLPFKAQRSLIAGASYALHIDARLIAKFLRDFAETRGVKRTEGIVTDVVTHSDGSVAKVVMKNGQEVEGDLFIDCSGFRALLIGKTLDVPFNDWSDMLLCDRAVVVQTQNIGEPHPYTLSKAEDAGWRWRIPLQHRAGNGYVFSSRHLSDDEARATLVRNVQGPMLMNPMFIAFKTGMRQRLWDKNVVAVGLAGGFIEPLESTALHLIYRGMDFLLRFFPDRDFSPALAAEYNRRMTADYEEIRDFIVLHYCTTQRDDTPFWRDVRQAPISETLKARMALFKAHGVLREGVDEMFRNPSWQSVMEGMGVRPQRYQQLADTAPYEVITQTLDQSKPMLAAQVAGLPSHGEFLAANCPAPPPEPVAAPFKTVA from the coding sequence ATGACCAACACCCATCCCAACGCCATCAGGAAGATCGTTATCGTCGGCGGCGGCTCGGCCGGCTGGATCTCGGCGGCGATGCTGGCCCACTACTTCAAGGATGGGGGCTGCGCAGTCGAGCTGATCGAGTCAGAGGAGATCGGCACGATCGGCGTCGGCGAGTCGACCATCCCGCCGTTCCTGCAGCTGATCGCCAGCCTCGGCATCGACGAGCGGGAGTTCATCCAGGCCACCCAGGCCAGCTTCAAGCTGGGCATCCGGTTCGAGGACTGGAAGCGGAAGGGCCAGCACTATTACCACCCGTTCGGCGCCATCGGCGGCCCGATCGGTCCGCACGAGTTCTATCAGTGCTGGCTGCGCGCCAAGGCCAACGGCCATCCGTCGGAACTGCAGGACTTCGCGCCCGGCACGGTGATGGCCGACCAGGGAAAGTTCATGCTGCCGTTCAAGGCCCAGCGGTCGCTGATCGCCGGGGCCAGCTACGCCCTGCACATCGACGCGCGGCTGATCGCCAAGTTCCTGCGCGACTTCGCCGAGACGCGGGGCGTCAAGCGCACCGAGGGCATCGTCACCGACGTGGTCACCCACTCGGATGGCTCGGTGGCCAAGGTGGTCATGAAGAACGGCCAGGAGGTCGAGGGCGACCTCTTCATCGACTGCTCGGGCTTCCGCGCCCTGCTGATCGGCAAGACCCTGGACGTGCCGTTCAACGACTGGTCGGACATGCTGCTGTGCGACCGCGCGGTGGTGGTGCAGACGCAGAATATCGGCGAACCGCACCCCTACACCCTGTCCAAGGCCGAAGACGCCGGCTGGCGCTGGCGCATCCCGCTGCAGCATCGAGCCGGCAACGGCTATGTGTTCAGCTCCAGGCATCTCAGCGACGACGAGGCGCGCGCCACCCTGGTGCGCAACGTCCAGGGTCCGATGCTGATGAATCCGATGTTCATCGCCTTCAAGACCGGCATGCGCCAGCGCCTGTGGGACAAGAACGTGGTGGCCGTTGGCCTCGCCGGCGGCTTCATCGAACCGCTGGAATCGACCGCCCTGCACCTGATCTATCGCGGCATGGACTTCCTGCTGCGGTTCTTCCCCGACCGCGACTTCAGCCCGGCCCTGGCGGCCGAGTACAACCGGCGCATGACAGCCGACTACGAGGAGATCCGCGACTTCATTGTGCTGCACTACTGCACGACCCAGCGCGACGACACGCCGTTCTGGCGCGATGTCCGCCAGGCGCCGATCTCCGAAACCCTCAAGGCCCGCATGGCGCTGTTCAAGGCTCACGGCGTGCTGCGCGAGGGCGTCGACGAGATGTTCCGCAATCCGTCCTGGCAGTCGGTCATGGAGGGCATGGGCGTGCGGCCCCAGCGTTACCAGCAACTGGCCGATACCGCGCCCTACGAGGTCATCACCCAGACCCTGGACCAGTCGAAGCCGATGCTGGCCGCCCAGGTCGCGGGCCTGCCCAGCCATGGCGAATTCCTGGCCGCGAACTGCCCCGCGCCACCCCCGGAACCCGTGGCCGCGCCGTTCAAGACGGTGGCTTAG